A region of the Sphaerodactylus townsendi isolate TG3544 linkage group LG15, MPM_Stown_v2.3, whole genome shotgun sequence genome:
tttttcctgatgtttaggtggaatctcttgtccttcaccttgaacccatgactcctggtccttgcctctggagcagcagaaaacaagcttgatgtcccttcaaatatctaaacatggctatcatgtcacctcttcaccaaactaaacatccccagctccctaagtctctcctcgtaggacatggattccagaccttttaccattttggttgccctcctctggacttgttcctgcttgtcaatatccttcttgaattgcggtgcccagaactgtacacaatattccaggtgaggtctaaccaatgcagaatagagaggtacaattacatccgtaaatctagacactatactcctggaGGCGAGAGGAACAATGTGAGCTGTTTTGGGTTCCATAtcgggaaggaagcaggaaataaataaagtaaacaatcAAACAAAATTTAATTCCCTGAAAGAGCATGCCCAACTTGGTAGAGGTGGGCAGGAGGTTTACCACtccaatggaaaaataaaaaatccaaAGGCACGTGATCTGATTTCCAGTGTTCTGAATACTTCCCTTTTCTTGGTAGTTATGGAAAGCAAGACCCTTGGAAATTAAAACTGGATTGTGTCCGGCCAGACGCTTCCTAAACCAGCAAAACTGCATTTTACATGGAGCCTTAGAGATGAACATTTTCTCTGTCCTTGAGTGCCATCTCCTGGCTGGAAGCGAAATAGCAAGTCTTTATTCTTTCAAAAGAGTTGCATTTTAGACTTAACACTGAATAAATGTTATTGAAATAACGAGACACTTTTGGCTTGGAGCTCGTGGAGCAGCCTAACCTTTAGAAGCCTGCCGGCTAAGAGAAGCCAGGCCTCTCCCTTGATCCCACCCCCTTCTGGGGCCAAAACCAATTGTCAGAGAGAATCCGGCTCACAAAGGCCGGATAGAACGCTCGGCTTCTCAGCGTTCCGTCTCCATAGCAACGTTTGTCACAAACGTTCCAGCCGCCCGCAGCCCGCGGAAACAGGCCCCGCGCACCATGTCCCAAATGCGGAGCGGGGCATGGCGGGCTCCGGGCTGCTGGTGCCCAGACGTCGGGAAGACTGGTGGCTgaccagcagtggcgtggggCTCGATTACAGACCCCCgttgcccttcccacccccatttGCACGGGTGAGCAAACTCACACCCAGCTTGGGCTGGTTTGGGTCCAGTTGGTCGCAGTGGGGCCGATTTGGTTGAGGGAGGCTGAGAGGGCTTTGGGTTTGTCCGCCAGAGGAGGGCTAGGGCAGCCTCGAACCCCGGACGCCGGTCCCCTGGCAAGGAGCACGGATGGTAGAACATCTGGGTTCCGGTTGGATCCATGCAGTGGCAGGTGTGTCCAACTCTTCCCTCCAGATGTTTGCAGACGATTATTCCCACCAGGAATGGTAGTctgttaacatctggagggccagagttaaaACACTCctgcccaggggctgatgggaatcatagtccatgaatatctggagggttAGAGTCGGACACCCTGCTGTAGTCTAAACCCTTCagcaattttccttgcactccatttcagaataatactgtctagTTACTAatactagcattgatttctgagttgattttgtccttccagaacTTCACTGagaccccatcttcctctagtccttgggggttgggggttgggagagGCCTCACCAGTGGAATAGCCTAGgccgcaggggtctgcaacctgcggctctccagatgttcatggactacaattcccatcaacccctgccagcattggccaattttggcaggggctgatgggaattgtagtccatgaacatctggagaaccacaggttgcagacccctggggccTCTCCATCTAAACTCGGCACTGGATCCATGCACCCCCCCTTATGATTCTTCTCATTGTTCCTCCTCTCCACCAGTCCACGATCCACGAGCCGTTGCCCCCTGCCTCTCAGAAAATATGGCAAGACGAGGTCATTCCACGGCTGGCGACCACGAAGCAACTGGCCCACAGCCCGAAAACCCTTGGGGGGGCTCTGGCTCAGCCACGCCACTCTGTGGCTGCCCTGCACTGGACCGTCCACTACAACAAAGATTTGAGAGAGAAGGTAGGAGCTGGTGTGGAACGTGCCTCTTGGCTCAGGAGATGCTGGTACCGGGGGCTTCGTGGCAGCCCGGAACCCAAATGCCTGGGTCCTCCAAAGTGCTTTCTTAAGGTCCTTATTTAAGGACGGGCATTTGGATAAGGAGAGACAGGGTGGTATGTAGTAGTCAGCCTCTAGCTCACATCTCTGCTTGTTTACTCGGGAGTAGGTCCCATAGAGTTCCATGGGACTTCCAGGTGAATGGAAATTGGGAGTAGGGACGACTGCATTGCAAAGGAGTGAAGCCTAGAGTACGACAAACATCAGCCTCTGGGTTATTCTTGCATATGCTTTCCAGAGACCACAAGGTGCTTAGGCAGATGCTGGTACCTGGGGGATTTCCTAAAGCGCAGAGCTGTTGAACAAGAGAGTCTTTGGGGCTAAGGTAGTTCCTTTATTTTGCATCCTTGCGAATGAAACTGCCCTTAagagtgtcaaactcatggccctccagatgttcatgaactacaattcccatcagtccctcccaacatgagcattggctatactggcaagggctgatgggaattgtagttcatgaatatctggagggccgcaagatTGACACCTGTGTGCTTTAGGCCgatcaacaaaaaaaaaagaagactgccGTGTAATATCTTTTACGATGTGTGAAGTGTCATCATGCCGACTTACAGccgctttcaaggcaggtgagaagcacaAGGGCTTTGCcacgccttcctctgcagagtcgtccttggtggtcttcctttcAGGTGCCAACCCTGATTCGCTTccaatctgatgagattggcctatgccagtggtggcgaacctatggcacgggtgccagaggtggcactcagagccctctctgtgggcacactcaaacagttgcccccaccccccacacatctaggccagcctaggccgctgggctcgattattagcattaaacctaagacaaaggccctttccgcacacgcaaaataatgcgttttcaaaccactttcacaactgtttgcaagtggattttgctattccgcacagccttaaagagcactgaaagcagtttgaaagtgcattattctgcatgtgcggaatgagccctagttttggggaagcagtgtaggtaaccctgttaagcgctgttaaaccccactgattttcatgtgaagaactaaagcgcaatcctttacctgggagtaagctcggttgctggcactggggcttgcttctgagtaaaccctcctagggttgtgattcacccgttggaagagttgcacggtggcttcaaagcaaagccaccaactaccaccaagcttactcctgagtaacgcacgcctcggagcaaaccgtttttttctaactaaaacctcaatattcagattaaattgccatgttggcactttgcgataaataagtgggttttgggttgcagtttgggcactcactctcgaaaaggttcgccatcactggcctatgccATATTAACAACCGAAAGAACCCAAAACAACGTGCAGGCTTTTGAGTTCACCGGAATCCTTCATCATGTTAGATGTTACAAAGCAATTCAAGAGGTGGCGAAGAAAGCGGGCAACGGGAGATCTAAAAATGTGGTGGAAGGACCGGGAACAAGGAGCCACAGCTGTTTCCCATGTCAAACCACTAGGTCCGTCTAGCTCAGTATGGTGCACTCTGATAGGCAGCAAGAAGTTGTCATCCATGCTGTTCCGAAAGAAAACTCCAGAAACTCAAGAGCGCAATCCACATCGTTCCTTTAATTAGGACCGAGCAAATAATGTGTCGCTGTtcgagcagcagtagcgtagtggttaagagcgggtgcgctctcatctggagaagcaggtttgagtccctgctctgccagttgagctgtggaggcttatctggtgaaccagattagcttgggcactccaacacacgccagctgggtgaccttgggctagtcacagttcttcgaagctctctcagccccacccaccccatggggtgtttgttgtggggggcgggaagggaaaggagattgtaagccaccttgagtctccttataggagagaaaggggggatataaatccaaactcttctgtttctCTCGGGGCCTGGGAAGAGAATGTTCACCCCCCGCATCTGCCTCTTGAAAACCTTTAACTGgcaaggccattcgcggccttggaccagcatactaAGGGACCATTTCTCCCTGTATCGTCCTgttaggtccctccgctcctcggaggcggacctgctggtgatccctggccctaaagcgaTCTGAGTAGtctctacgagggccagggcctgtacagccctggcccctacctggtggaacaggctcccaggtgagatcagggcgctacgggacatacagagtttccgcagggcctgtaaaatggacctgctccgccaggcattcggccagccgggataacatcgaaAACTCGCTTtaaaataaacatctggcctcctgcgGGCGCAaagtagggggagagggggaacttCGGATGCCATCTGAAATCTAAATGAATTATGCAAATATGgtcccttatttatttgtttgtttgttagttagatttataggccgcctcacccccgaagggctcgaggcggctcacaatatagctgttctcagtgacagcaaataagtacaaaaatatagcttaaccccattaaaacccgatagcagcaattactttaaataaatacaaataaaaacaacagaagttgttaaaaacaggcgcccgatctaaaggccagagaGGGATTGTTTAATGTTAGCtatatgattgttggacaccgctctgagcccctcgggggagggcggtatacaaatttaattaataaataaataaggcggTCAAAACATGTGTTCTGTTACCAAAACTTCCTCGGGGGGTGTCCTTTCCCCACGGGATCCCTGCTTCTCCGACAAGCTCTTCTCCCTCACAGCTGCAGCAGAGGGCATGGAGATTCCCACTGACCATGGCTAACCAACAGAGTGAGATGAGGGACCGCTACCCCGGCTGGCCCAATCTGCCACACTACCCGGCCTTCCATGCTGGACCACAACCCTTTGGGTTGGCCGCTCACCACACAGAGGGGGCATCTAAGGTGAGTGATCTgccaaggccgggggggggggcatcccaccCTCATTCCTGCCTTTTGCTGAGTCACACCTCTCCCGTACTTTCGCATGGAGTTCTGTTCCGAGTTAGATCatgctctgtctcagaaaaagatattagttCGGTAGTGGAGGTCCAGCGGCTGGCAGAATTGTCTCCTTCCGCATTAGAgtatagtcccgaacgaatagGAGAATTATCGTTTATTTTTactcactgcctttgtcaaaaccattattttgtacattattgaacatggtaattaaactgaatgtcaaaatgtatttttactttctaaTGGATCGGGAGGAAGGGGCAACAGagctaggtaggcattaggacctAGCGGAGCTTTTCAGCAGGTCTAGCATGTTGAACTGTGTGGCAAAGAAATACACAAccccctactaacatctttttctgagacagactcgAGTGGAATCTTTCAGGGTAGGTTTTTTTGAGGCTGTGCAATTCCAACCAATTTCTCCCTTGCCTTGCGGACCCCtcccattttgccccccccccccaccatct
Encoded here:
- the LOC125444017 gene encoding uncharacterized protein LOC125444017, which codes for MLSSRLAECYMASEVHFTGPMKLSGTVSRGSRAALALPLQDKPKPASQPPLKPQSRPSPVPTGPKPAQVGCTQQPGATPSPAPHLGPDGAGAFPVSVELQGGWNVCDKRCYGDGDAEKLSVLSGSFNVCHKRSSRPQPAETGPAHHVPNAERGMAGSGLLVPRRREDWWLTSSGVGLDYRPPLPFPPPFARSTIHEPLPPASQKIWQDEVIPRLATTKQLAHSPKTLGGALAQPRHSVAALHWTVHYNKDLREKLQQRAWRFPLTMANQQSEMRDRYPGWPNLPHYPAFHAGPQPFGLAAHHTEGASKSIVPSTRNEELAGTPFYIRDKAVLRLNDPYVSITAQDFRPFTQ